One window of the Equus quagga isolate Etosha38 unplaced genomic scaffold, UCLA_HA_Equagga_1.0 203_RagTag, whole genome shotgun sequence genome contains the following:
- the LOC124233502 gene encoding asparagine synthetase domain-containing protein 1-like yields the protein MCGICCSVSFSAECFSKGWKEDLRYNLERRGPNSSKQLLKSNTNYQCLFSGHVLHLRGVLTAQPVEDERGNVFLWNGEVFSGIKVEAKENDTQIMFNYLSSCENESDVLSLFSQVQGPWSFIYYQASSHHLWFGRDFFGRRSLLWHFSNLGKSFCLSSVGTQTSGATSQWQEVPASGIFKIDLKSTSISKSVVLKLYPWKCTSRENVIKECVNSLTQISANLQTFVSVIANEAKLCLEEPVVPLNMMLPQAPFEIHCRNISCLPPTRETLEVFLTDGRRKEIVHQFIDVLSIAVKRRVLNLPRDENLTPSEVSKTCDRKANVAILFSGGIDSMVIATLADRHIPLDEPIDLLNVAFMTKEKTIPTSFNKKSGKQENRCEIPSEESSKNVAPAAAASPDKQFRVPDRITGRAGLKELQAANPSRTWNFVEINVSLEELQNFRTTRICHLIQPLDTVLDDSIGCAVWFASRGIGRLVTQDGVRSYQSTAKVVLTGIGADEQLAGYSRHRVRFQTHGLEGLNKELEMELGRISSRNLGRDDRVIGDHGKEARFPFLDESVVSFLNSLPVWEKANLTLPRGIGEKLILRLAAVELGLTACALLPKRAMQFGSRIAKMEKNNEKASDKCGRLQVISLENLSIEKETKT from the exons ATGTGCGGCATTTGTTGTTCTGTAAGCTTTTCTGCTGAGTGTTTCAGCAAAGGTTGGAAAGAGGATTTGCGGTATAATCTTGAACGACGGGGACCCAATAGTAGTAAGCAGTTGTTAAAGTCTAACACTAACTACCAGTGTTTATTTTCTGGTCATGTCCTCCACTTAAGAGGTGTTTTGACTGCCCAGCCTGTGGAAGATGAAAGAGGCAATGTGTTCCTGTGGAACGGAGAAGTCTTTAGTGGAATAAAGGTTGAAGCTAAAGAGAATGATACTCAAATAATGTTTAATTATCTTTCCTCTTGTGAGAATGAATCTGATGTTTTGTCACTCTTCTCACAAGTCCAAGGTCCGTGGTCTTTTATATATTATCAAGCATCTAGTCATCATTTGTGGTTTGGTAGGGATTTTTTTGGTCGCCGGAGCTTACTTTGGCATTTTAGTAATCTGGGCAAGAGTTTTTGCCTCTCTTCAGTTGGCACCCAAACCTCTGGAGCAACCAGTCAGTGGCAGGAAGTTCCAGCGTCTGGTATTTTCAAAATTGACCTCAAGTCTACTTCCATTTCCaaatctgtagttttaaaattgtaTCCTTGGAAATGTACTTCCAGGGAAAATGTTATCAAAGAATGTGTTAATAGCCTGACTCAAATTTCAGCAAACTTGCAAACATTTGTCTCAGTGATTGCAAATGAAGCCAAACTCTGTCTTGAAGAACCTGTCGTTCCTTTAAATATGATGTTGCCACAGGCTCCATTTGAGATTCACTGTAGGAACATTTCCTGTCTCCCACCGACAAGAGAGACCCTTGAGGTCTTTCTTACTGATGGACGCAGGAAGGAAATAGTTCACCAGTTCATCGATGTCCTGAGTATCGCAGTCAAGAGACGTGTCTTGAATTTACCTAGGGATGAAAACCTGACACCAAGTGAAGTTTCCAAAACTTGTGATAGGAAAGCAAATGTTGCAATCCTGTTTTCTGGGGGTATTGATTCCATGGTTATCGCAACCCTTGCTGACCGTCACATTCCTTTAGATGAACCAATTGATCTTCTCAATGTGGCTTTCATGACTAAAGAAAAGACCATACCAACTAGTTTTAACAAGAAAagtggaaaacaggaaaatcgTTGTGAAATACCTTCTGAAGAATCCTCTAAAAAtgttgctcctgctgctgctgctagtcCTGATAAACAGTTCAGGGTACCGGATCGGATCACAGGGCGAGCGGGGCTGAAGGAGCTGCAGGCCGCTAACCCTTCCCGGACTTGGAATTTTGTTGAAATTAATGTTTCTCTGGAAGAACTGCAAAACTTCAGAACAACTCGAATATGCCATTTAATTCAGCCCTTGGATACGGTATTGGATGATAGCATTGGCTGTGCAGTGTGGTTCGCTTCTAGAGGAATTGGTCGGTTAGTGACCCAGGATGGAGTGAGATCGTATCAGAGCACGGCAAAG GTGGTGCTGACTGGAATTGGTGCCGATGAGCAGCTTGCAGGCTATTCTCGTCATCGCGTTCGCTTTCAGACTCATGGGCTGGAAGGATTGAATAAGGAGCTCGAGATGGAACTGGGTCGAATCTCTTCTAGAAATCTTGGTCGTGATGACAGAGTTATTGGTGATCATGGAAAAGAAGCAAG atttcctTTCCTGGATGAAAGTGTTGTCTCCTTTCTAAATTCCCTACCAGTTTGGGAAAAGGCAAACTTGACTTTACCCCGTGGAATTGGTGAAAAACTAATTTTGCGTCTTGCAGCAGTGGAACTTGGTCTAACAGCATGTGCTCTTCTGCCGAAACGTGCCATGCAGTTTGGATCCAGAAttgcaaaaatggaaaagaataatgaaaaggCATCTGATAAATGTGGACGGCTCCAAGTCATTTCCTTAGAAAACCTTTCTATTGAAAAGGAGactaaaacataa